In a single window of the Nicotiana tomentosiformis chromosome 8, ASM39032v3, whole genome shotgun sequence genome:
- the LOC138897944 gene encoding uncharacterized mitochondrial protein AtMg00810-like, with amino-acid sequence MKEQVNKIREVTKEPGTDVAKLRLDMGATRRQEIWAFNSMTEKMDKITKEVETSYDSFCTKVTNTLKIRLRYERRIRNEHDGRFNFLSWNQIKQTPKGIFISQTKYTKELIKNFGMKNAKSIGTPMSPTTTLEEDNNGKSVDEMIYKGMIGSLLYLTTSQSDIMFSVCKCARFQSAPKESHLTAVKHIIRYLIGTSELGLWYAHSNNSILKGFSDVDFAGDKIDMKSTSDTCQLLGNALISWHSKEQNCVALSTTEAEYLAVRS; translated from the exons ATGAAAGAACAGGTGAACAAAATCAGGGAAGTCACCAAGGAACCAGGTACAGATGTAGCCAAGCTCAGGTTGGACATGGGAGCCACGAGGAGGCAAGAGATCTGGGCATTCAACTCTATGACAGAAAAGATGGACAAAATCACCAAAGAAGTTGAAACCTCCTATGACTCTTTCTGCACCAAAGTGACCAATACCCTGAA AATTCGCTTACGCTATGAAAGGAGAAttcgaaatgagcatgatgggagattTAACTTTCTTTCTTGGAATCAAATCAAACAAACTCCCAAAGGGATCTTTATCAGCCAAACCAAGTACACCAAAGAACTTATAAAGAACTTTGGCATGAAGAATGCAAAGTCCATTGGAACTCCCATGAGTCCAACAACTACGCTTGAAGAAGATAATAATGGAAAAAGTGTGGATGAAATGATATATAAAGGAATGATTGGATCTTTATTATATCTCACTACTAGTCAATCAGATATAATGTTCAGTGTGTGTAAATGTGCAAGGTTTCAGTCGGCTCCAAAAGAATCCCATCTTACTGCAGTTAAACACATTATTAGATATCTTATTGGGACCTCTGAATTAGGATTATGGTATGCTCACTCTAACAATTCTATATTAAAAGGTTTTTCAGATGTAGATTTTGCAGGTGATAAGATTGACATGAAAAGTACTAGTGACACATGCCAACTGTTGGGAAATGCTCTAATTTCCTGGCATAGCAAGGAACAAAATTGTGTTGCTTTGTCAACTACTGAAGCAGAATATTTAGCTGTTAGAAGTTGA